A stretch of DNA from Candidatus Deferrimicrobium sp.:
GTCTGGATTCAAAATTGGTGGAGGCGGGGGGAGTCGAACCCCCGTCCGAAGATTCTTTACCCAGGGCCACTACGTGCGTTTCCGGTCATTTGGGTCTCGTCCCCGGGGACCCCGGCCGGCAGGGTTCCCTTCGGACCATCCCGGGAGAAGGCTCGCCCTTCGGCCCCCCGGGAGGAGGCTTCAGGCTATCCCGTGAGAGTGACCTCCTTCACGCCTATACGGGCATTCGACGGTCGGAGGCAGGCGGCTTAAGCCGCCTGAGCTAACGGATAGTCGTTGGCGACTATTGGTTTCCCGCTTTTAACGAGGTGCAGGGCCTCGGCACGCAACCCACGGGCATCGACATCCCCGTCGAAGCCGTTTCGCCCCCTTTGCTATCCATTATAGCAGTTTGGCGGACCCTTGGGGTACGACTCCAAAGGCCCGCCAGACCACCGGAGGAGGGACTCCAGGGCAACTCCGCCCATGCCCATTTGACAATCCTATCCCGGGAAAAGTTCCCGGTCGGCCTCACTTCCGCGGGACGTCATCGGACCGTCCTTCGATACCGCGAGGTGCGGAGGTCGTCACGGCGGACGACTTCCCCCTCCCGGAGCAGCCACTGCAGGTGGGCCATCGTCTCCACCAGGGCGAGCACGCGATTGTCGAGGTCGTGCTGTTTTCCGAAAACGGCTTCCGAGAGCTCGAAGCCGGTCATCTCTCCCCGGATACGGTCCAGGAATTTCGCAAGCATCATGCGGTGGTGCGCACGCAACGCGCCGGGCAGGCTCCCATCGGTCCGGAAGACGTCGTGATGCCCCGGCAGAACAAGCCGGATCTCCCGTGATTCCAGCGCGTCGAGGCTCCGGAAATAGTTCTCGAGCGGACTGGCGTCCCCGAAAGGCCACAGGCCCACGTTCGGCGTGATCCGTTCCAGCATCTGGTCCCCGCTGAGAAGGATTCCGGCGGAAGGATCATGAAGGGCAACCTGCGCCACGCTGTGCCCCCCATGGACGAGGACCTCGAACGTGTAGCGGCCGGCCACGAACCGGTCCCCGGGCTCGGGGGTCCTTGGTTCCCGCGGGATCTTGCAGGCGAAGAACGACCGCATGAAGTCGTCGACGAACCAGTCGATGTCCTTCGACGGCAACCCGTTGCCGCCGAGATACTCCCGGATCGCGCCTTCCCCGGAAGGATCCAGGAGTGCCGCGGATCTTGCGACCGCAAGCTCTTCCGGGCGAACGTACACCGGAGCGCCCGTGGTTTCCTCCAGCCAGGCCGCCAGACCGAGGTGATCGGGATGGTGGTGGGATACGACGATCCGGCGGATACCGTCCTTCAGCGGTCCCGAGAGGGCGGTCTCCCAGATGCCGCGGACCGCCGGCGAGTCCATCCCGGTGTCGAAGACGACCCACCCCGCGTCCTCGCGGACCAGGTAGACGTTGTTGTGGTCGATGCCTGCTTCCAGCGGCACCCGCAGCTGGAGGATGTCGGGAGCCGCTTCCCGAAGGGGCAGGATGCCCGGCCCGGACGCTTCCTTCCCTGGATCGATGAACGCCTTCATTGGATGATCCGTCGGATGACCGGGTCGCCGGTTCCGGAACGGGCTACTCCCGGTCCCCGGAGCGTTTCCCCCGGGCCCGGGTGGCGCGCTCGATGTCGCGGCGTGCGTCCCGTTCGGCGATGTCGTGCCGCTTGTCGTAGAGCTTCTTCCCACGGCCCAGCCCCACCTCGAGCTTGACCCGCGGCCCCTTGAAGTAGAGCTTCAGGGGGATGACGGATAGCCCCCGCTCCTTGACCTTGCCGAAGAGGTAGTCGATCTCCTTCCGCTTGAGGAGCAGCTTGCGGACCCGCAGCGGGTCGATGACCCGCACGTCGCCGTGGGAGTAAGGCGTGATGTGCATGTTCTCGACAAACGCCTCGTTTCCCCGGAAAGCGGCGAACCCGTCCGCAATGTTGACGCGCCCCTCGCGGATCGACTTCACCTCGTGCCCCTGGAGCGCGAGCCCGCACTCGAAGGTCTCGAGGATCTCGTACTCGTGCCGGGCGCGGCGGTTCGTGGAGACCACCTTCACGGAAGGGCTGTCGGGCTTTTCGTTCTTGCCGGCCATTCTTCTGCGGATCCTTTCCTTACGCGGCGGCGCCGTGCGCCGACTGCCCGGCGACAACGGTCAACCGTACGTTGGCTCCGTTCGTCTTCTCCAACAGTTCCCCGAAAAACCGGTCGCCCGTACCGCCAGGGTCGTCCACAATCGTAAAGTCGGCCGGTTCACCCGGAGCGAGAATCCCGCCGGGGAGATCGAGGGCGTCAGCCCCATGCTCCGTCGCAGCGCGGAAGAGTTCCCGGCAAAGCACGGCGTTTTTCCTCCTTCCCTTGTACAGGGAACGGGCGGCGCGCATCTCCTCCCACGGCGACAGGTCCGGCACCGAGCCAAGGCTGTCGGTCCCGAGGGCGAACGGGATCTTCGCGTCCACGAAATGGGTGACGTCGGTGGCGCCGTTCCCGAGCGCCGCGTTGCTCCTCGGGCAAAGGATGAAGCGGGCGCCGCACGAGCGCAGGGCGTCGATCTCAGGGCGCGCGAGGTGGACATTATGCACCAGCAACACCCCTTCCCGCAAAAGACCGACCTCGGCAAGATACGTGGGAATCGACCGTCCGAGACCATGGAACCAGGAGACGTCCTTTCCCACAGCGGGGTACAGGCGCGAGGCGATCTCCCCTCCTCCATCGAAGAGGAACGCCATCTCCTGCCTCGATTCGGCCAGGTGAAGACAGACGGGAAGCCCCTTCGCTACGGCGAGATCCGCGAGGGCGCGAAGGAGGCGTTCCCCAACCGTGTACAGCGTGTGGGGGGACACTCCCGCCCGAACAAGGGGGTTGACGGCGGAGAACGCTTCGACCCGGCCGATCGCCGCGTCCACGCGGGCAAGGACTTCCGGGGCGACATCCGGAACGAGCCCGATCCCTTCCGCGAAGACCCGCGCCCGCAGGGGGCAGCGTTCGTAGGAGGACAGGTCCGGTCCGGCGATCTCCCCCACCGTCGTGGTGCCGAAGGAGAGCGCCTCGTCCGCGGCGGCGGCGAAATTCGACGCAAAGGAGGCCGGCTCCGCACTCCGCTTCCACGCGATCACGCGCAGGATCCAGTCGACGAACGATGAGGGATTCGGCGGCGGCATCCCCGCATGGTCGGTGAACCTCGGAATCTGCAGGTGGACGTGCGCGTTGACCAGCCCCGGCACGATCACGGCGCCGGGGAACTCCATCCGGGAGAAGCCTACCGGGGCGGCCCGGAGGACGTCCGCCTTCGGCCCCGCGAGCAGGACGCTCCCGTCCGCCACCGCCAGTGCCCCCGGGGAAAACACCGCCCCTGCCTCGGCGACCAGCCGCGAGGCGACGTACACGACCCCCTGCCGCCGGTCAGGCGCCGGCTTCATCTGTGCGGCATCCTGTTCTCCCGGCGCATGCAGGAGTGTCCCGGTTCTGCGGGAGTTCTGAGGAACGTCCCTGTTCTGCGTGTCAGACCGCGGCGGCGACGCGCGGACGCTGGCTCTCCGACTCGACCTTCCGCTTCACGCCCGTGATCCGGTTCTTCCGGTCTACATAGACCAGGGTCGGCTGGAAGTGCTCAAGCTCCTTTTCGTCGTAGGCGGAGAAGCTGGCGATGATCACCAGATCGCCCTTGCTCACCTGGCGGGCGGCGGCGCCGTTCAGGCAGATCACGCCGGAGTCCGCCTCGCCCTCGATGGCGTAGGTGGTGAAGCGATTGCCGTTGTCGACGTTCCAGATGTGGACTTGCTCGTACTCGACGAGCCCCGCCGCATCCATCAGCGTCTTGTCGATCGTCACGCTCCCTTCGTAGTGCAGGACGGCGTCGGTCACCGTCGCACGATGGATCTTGCACTTCAGCATGGACTTCATCATGATGCGTCCCTCCCCGGGATTATTTTCCCAGCGTGATATTGTCGATCAACCGCGCAGGGCCGACCTTCGCCGCCACCAGGATCGTGACGGCGTCCACGCGGCCCGAACGCGGAGTGAGCGTGACCGGGTCCCGCCCTTCCGCGTATTCCAGTTTCGCCAGCGGCTCCCCTTCGATCGCAGACCTGGCCGCCGCGACCAGGGTCCCTGCGTCCCGCTCGCCCTTTCCGAACAACTCTTTCGCCCGGAAGAGCCCCCGCGACAGGCACCGGGCCGCGATCCGGTCGTCGCCTTTCAGATAGACGTTGCGCGAGCTCTTCGCCAATCCGTCCTCTTCCCGGACGATCGGCGCCCCGACGATCTCGATGCCGAAGTCGAGGTCCCTGTTCATCGCGCGGATCACCGCCAACTGCTGGTAATCCTTCTCTCCGAAGACCGCCACATGGGGTTTCGAAGCGAGGAACAGCTTCGCCACCACCGTTGCGACCCCCCGGAAGTGGCCAGGGCGCGCCGCGCCGCACAGCCCCTTCGAAGCGCCGGTCACCTCGACGAACGTCTGGTGCCCCTCCGGGTACATGTCCTTCGCGCCGGGGAGGTACACCGCATCGACTCCCGCCGCATCGAGCATCGCCAGGTCCCGCGTTTCGTCCCTGGGATACTTTTCGTAATCCTCTCCCGGCCCGAACTGCGTCGGGTTGACGAAGATCGACGCCACCACCGCATCGCTCCCGGCCCCCCTCGCGATCCGCACCAGGCTCACATGCCCCTCGTGCAGGCACCCCATCGTCGGCACCAGGCCGATCCGTGCCCCTTCTGCCCTGCGCGCGTCGGCCCACGCCCGTATCGCCGCCGGAGTGCGATGCAGCTCCATCAGAAGGAGTGCTCCTTCCCGGGAAACGACCCGTCGCGCACCGCGGCGGCGTACGCCCCGACCGCATCCTCCACCGGCTTACGAAGCTCGCCGAAGCGCTTCACGAACTTCGGGCGGAACTCGTCGAACAGCCCCAGCAGGTCGTGCATCACCAGCACCTGCCCGTCGCACCCGACTCCGGCGCCGATCCCGATCGTCGGAATCGAAAGCGCCCGCGTGATCTCCTCGGCCAGTGCGGCGGGGATCCCCTCGAGCACCACGGAGAACGCCCCCGCTTCCTGCACCGCCGCCGCGTCGTCCAGCAGCCGCTCCCGCTGCGGGTCGGTCTTCCCCTGCACCCGATAGCCGCCCATCCGGTGGACCGACTGGGGAGTGAGCCCGATGTGCCCCATCACGGGGATGTCCGCCGACGAGATCGCCCGGATCGTTTCCGCGGCATTGCGCCCCCCCTCCAGCTTCACCGCTTCCGCCCCCGCCTGGAGCAGCCGCCCGGCGTTGCGGATGGCGTCCGACGGGCCGGTCTGGTACGAAAGGAACGGCATGTCCGCAATGAGGAAGGCGCGCTTGCGCCCTTGTGCCGCCGCCTCCGTGTGCCGGACCATGTCCTCCATCGTGACGTTCAGGGTGCTGGAGTGGCCGAGCACCACCTGCCCCAGCGAGTCGCCAACGAGGATCACGTCCACGCCGACGTCGTCGAAGATGCGGGCGAACAGGGCGTCGTACGCCGTGATCATCACGATTTTCGCCCCCTCCACCTTCATCCGCCCAAGGTCGAGGATATTGGTTTTGCGCACCGCCATCGCACCCGCCCCCTTTACATAATCCCCAAAAAATAAGGCCTCCCGGAACCGGATCCGGAAGGCCGCGCGATGACACGCATTGGGCGACGTCGGGGCGGATGCCTCCCGCACCGCCGCCGCTCCCTTCTACGATCCCGTCTCGGCCCGAGCTACCCGGATCCCAGCGGTATGTAGTGCTGCGTCCCGCGTTTCACACTCTTGACTTCTCTCACGAGATGTTCAAGGTCGCGGGGGCTTTCCACAAAGTCGATCTCGCTCGTGTTCACCACCAGGAGCGGGGTCTCGTTATAGTGGAAAAAGTATTCGTTATAAGCATCGCTCAGAGTGCGCAGGTAGTCAAGAGAGATGTTCCGTTCGTAGGCGATCCCCCGTTTACGGACTCTGGACAGCAGGACCTCGGGGCGCGCCTGGAGGTAGATGACCAGGTCCGGCTTGGGAAGCGTGGACACGAGCAGCTTGTAGATCGACTCGTAGAGGGAGATCTCGTCGTCCTCGAGGTTGATCAGGGCGAAGATCTTGTCCTTGGCCAGGATGTAGTCGCACACCAAGCCGCCCTCGAAAAGGTCCCCCTGGGCCAGCTCCCGTTGCTGCCGATAGCGCGACAGAAGGAAGAAAAGCTGGGTCTGGAAGGCGAACTTACGGGGGTTCTCGTAGAAGCGCTCGAGGAACGGGTTCCCCGCCACCTCTTCCTTGACGAGGCGGGAAGCGTATTTCTGGGCGAGGATCTTCGCCAGGGACGATTTCCCGACGCCGATCGGTCCTTCGATCGCAATGTACCGGGGGGTCTTCGGTTCCGTCATGTCCGGTCAATTGTATGCGGGGGCCGGCCGATTTTCCACTACATTCCGGCGAACGCCCGCGCCAGGGCGAGGTATGCGGCGGGAAGCACTTCCTCGGCCCGGCCGGCGGGATCGATTCCGGCGGCCAGGAGCAGTTCGCACCATTGTCCGGCGCCCCCGGGGAGGAACGGGACGGGAGCGTTGCGCAGCGTCTTCCGCCGATGCGCGAAAGCGGCGCGGACGACCGTCCGAAGCGCAGCGACCAGCGCCTCGGAGTATTCGCCGGCGAAGCGGACCGACATTACCGCGGAGTCGACGTCCGGAGCGGGATAAAAGCAGGCCCGCCGCACGACGAACTCCTTGCGCGCCTCCGCGAGAACGCCGAGATAGACAGAGAGGATCCCGTACTCCTTCCCCCCGGGACCGGCGCACAGGCGGTCCACAACCTCCCGCTGCAGCATCAGGATCGTACGGGGGAATCGATCCCGCAGTTCGATCAGCCTCAAGACGATGGGAGAGGAGAGGGAGTACGGGAGGTTGCCGAGCACCGTTCCGCCCTCGGGGAACCGCCTCCGCCACTCCTTCGCGGGGACATTGAGGAAGTCTGCCTCGACGATCTCCACGGAACCGCCGGAGAACCGGTTTCGCAGGTACGTCGCCAGGCCGCGATCCACCTCGACCGCGACAACGGGCGCTCCCGCCTCGGCGAGACACGAGGTCAGCGCCCCGAGCCCGGGGCCGATCTCGAGGTACGGGGGAGGATATTTCTGCGCAAGCCCGACGATCTTCCGCGCGACGTTCGGGTCGGCGAGGAAGTTCTGCCCGAGCGACTTGCGGGGGGACAGCCCGAGGGCGGCGAGTGTCCGCCGCGGAGAATCCGTAGCCATTAATAAACGGGAGGGTCCGGCGGGCCCGCCGCAGGAGGGGGGGCGCAGCAGGAGAGATCGCTCTTTGGATTCGTTGCCGTATTGATGAAACGCACCACTTACCGGGTGAACCGGGAGGCCGCATAGGCGGTCAACTCGGGTCCCGAGGTGATCCCGGCCGAGAGACGGCGCTCCCCGAGCAGCGCCACCATCGCCGCGTTGTCGGTGCACAGCGCCTTCGAAGGGAGGAACGTCGCGATACCCGCCGCGGCGCCCCGAATCTCCGCCAGGGAACGAACGCGGGTGTTCGCCGAGACGCCGCCGGCCAGCACCAGCCGTGGAACCCGCTCACGCTCCGCCGCTTCGATCGCCTTCCCGACCAGTACGTCGGCCACCGCTTCCTGGAAGGAGGCGGCGACATCTTCCATCCGCGCGGTTTTCCCTTCCGGAGATGCGAGGAAGGTCCGTAGCGCCGTCTTGAGGCCCGAGAAGGAGAAGTCGGTCGAGTCGCGGGAGAGCCACGCCCGCGGGAAGTGGAACCGCGCCGCATCCCCCTCCCGTCCGGCCAGATCGATCGCGACCCCGCCGGGATATGGAAACCCCATCATCTTCGCCGCCTTGTCGAACGCCTCCCCCGCCGCATCGTCCCGCGTGCCGCCCAGGAATTTCATCTCCCCCCACCCTTCGACGCGGAATAGGGACGTATGGCCGCCGGACACCAGCAGCGCGATGTAGGGAAAGGGAACGTCGCACTCGAGGAAGACGGCGTAGACGTGCGCTTCAAGGTGATCCGCGCCGTAGAGTGGCTTCCCCCACGCGAAGGCAAGCGACTTCGCGAAGCACAGGCCCACGAGGAGCGATCCGATGAGCCCCGGCCCCGCCGTGACGGCGATTCCGTCGATCGCGTCGCGGCCCGTGGAGGCGTCGGACAGCGCCTTCTCGACCACCGGAACGATCGATTTCAGGTGTTCGCGGGACGCGAGCTCGGGAACCACGCCGCCGTACGCGCCGTGGACCGCGACCTGGGACGACACGACGCTGGAGAGCAACCCCGCGGAGACGTCGTAGACGGCGGCGGCGGTCTCGTCGCAGGAGCTCTCGATGCCAAGGACACGCACTACTAAAGTATGTTCGCGGCGAGCTCCGCGAGCGGGGAGCGCTCCCCCTTGACGAGAAGAACGTGCCCCGCGATCGCCTCGCCCTTGAACTTCTCCACCGTGCAGGAGAGGCCGTTGCTCGCGGAATCGACAAAGGGGTTGTCGATCTGGTACGGGTCGCCCGTCAGGACCACCTTGCTGTTCTCCCCAGCGCGGGTGATGATCGTCTTCACCTCGTGCGGAGACAGGTTCTGCGCCTCGTCCACGATGATGAACTGGTTCGGGATGGAACGGCCACGGATGTAAGTGAGCGGCTCGATCTCGAGGATCCCGAGGTTCATCAACTCCTGGTACCCGCGCACACCGCCCTGCCGCTTCTTCCGGTTGAATCCGAACAGGTATTCCACGTTGTCGAAGATCGGCTGCATCCAGGGCTTGAGCTTCTCCTCCACGTCTCCCGGGAGGAACCCGAGATCCTTTCCCATCGGGAGGACGGGACGGGAAACGAGCATCCGCTGGTACACCTCCTCGTCCGAGGTTTTCCGCAAGCCGGCCGCGATCGCCAGCAGCGTCTTTCCGGTTCCGGCCTTCCCGGCGAGGGTCACGAGCTTGACGGAGTCGTCGAGAAGGATGTCGAGGGCGAAGGTCTGCTCCTTGTTCCGCGGCCTGACGCCCCACACGTCGTCCTTCGACGGGGAGAGGAGGCGGATTTTCCTGCGCAGCGCGTCGGTCCGTCCCAGCGCCGACGACTGGGAGGCGGCGGCGCGGAAGACGATGTACTCGTTCGGGTGCAGGTCCCGGGCGTCCGAAGGCGGAAGGCACTCCCCCGCCGCGTAGAAGGCGTCGATGAACTCCTTGCCGACGTTCACCTCGCGGAACCCGCGGTACAGTTCCTCGATGTCGACCCGGTCGCTCTCGTAATCCTCCGCCGTGATCCCGAGGGCGTCCGCCTTGATTCGAAGGTTCGTGTCCTTGGTGACCACGACCACGGGAACGTCCTTTTCCCTCGCCCGCGCCGACAGGGCGACCCCGAGGATCTGGTTGTCCCCGGCCCGGCCTTCCAGTTCCGGAGGAAGCAGGGACGCCCCCTCGCTTCCGAGCGCCACGCGCAGAACCCCTCCGTGCTCCAGAGCAACCCCCTCCCCCAGGTTGCCGGAGGTGCGCAGCCGGTCGATGTGCTTGGACACCGTCCGGGCATTGCGCCCGAGCATGTTCAGGTCTTTTTTAAAATGATCGAGTTCCTCGATCACCGTGATCGGGACGATCACCCGGTTGTCTTCGAAGTGGAACAGCGCATTGGGATCGTGCAGAAGGACGTTCGTGTCCAGCACGAAGTTCTTGATCACGGGTGCGGGGACTCCTACCGGATCTCCTTGAGTTTCTTCTTCGCCATCTCTGCCGCCTTCGACTTCGGGTACTTCTTCGGGACGAGATCGAGCAGGATGCGGGCGTTTTTCTTGTCTTTCAGCGCCAGGAAGGACAATCCCTGCTTGTACATCGCGTCGGGGGCCTTTTCACCCCGGGGGAATCTGTCCACCACGTCCTGGAACGTGAGGATCGCGTTCTCGTAGTCCTTCTCCGCGTAGAACGCCTCGCCCTTCCAGTAGAGGACGTTCGGGATCAGCTTGTGGTCCGGGTATTTCGCCGCGAAGTCGGAGAGCGTCTCCCGCCCCTTCTTCGGGTTCCCTCCCTTCACCTGCCCCACGGCGACTTCGTACATCTCCTCCGGACTCTTCCACTCCCGCGGGCTTTCGGGAGCCGAAGCGGTCGCCGCGGCCGGAGCGGGGGAGAGCTTGCCGATCCGCTCCTCGAGCGCCGCCAGGCGCTTTTCGATCTCTTTCATCCGGTCGGCGTTCCCCCGGATCTCCTGGAGCGCCCGTTCCTGCGCGTCCTGCCGGGCGGCGATCCGCTGCATCTCGTCCCGGGCCTCGTCCATCCGGGTGGTGGCGGCCAACTGGTCCGACCTCACCCGGTCGAAATCGCTGTTCATGTCCGCGAAGCTCTTGCGCACGGACTCGATCCCTTCCGCGTCGGCGCGCTCCGCAGCGAGAAGGGGTGCGGGCGGGGGCGCCGTCTTGAGCACCGCCACTTCCTTCTTCAGCTCCACCATCTCGTCCTGG
This window harbors:
- a CDS encoding MBL fold metallo-hydrolase; protein product: MKAFIDPGKEASGPGILPLREAAPDILQLRVPLEAGIDHNNVYLVREDAGWVVFDTGMDSPAVRGIWETALSGPLKDGIRRIVVSHHHPDHLGLAAWLEETTGAPVYVRPEELAVARSAALLDPSGEGAIREYLGGNGLPSKDIDWFVDDFMRSFFACKIPREPRTPEPGDRFVAGRYTFEVLVHGGHSVAQVALHDPSAGILLSGDQMLERITPNVGLWPFGDASPLENYFRSLDALESREIRLVLPGHHDVFRTDGSLPGALRAHHRMMLAKFLDRIRGEMTGFELSEAVFGKQHDLDNRVLALVETMAHLQWLLREGEVVRRDDLRTSRYRRTVR
- the smpB gene encoding SsrA-binding protein SmpB codes for the protein MAGKNEKPDSPSVKVVSTNRRARHEYEILETFECGLALQGHEVKSIREGRVNIADGFAAFRGNEAFVENMHITPYSHGDVRVIDPLRVRKLLLKRKEIDYLFGKVKERGLSVIPLKLYFKGPRVKLEVGLGRGKKLYDKRHDIAERDARRDIERATRARGKRSGDRE
- a CDS encoding amidohydrolase family protein, with the translated sequence MKPAPDRRQGVVYVASRLVAEAGAVFSPGALAVADGSVLLAGPKADVLRAAPVGFSRMEFPGAVIVPGLVNAHVHLQIPRFTDHAGMPPPNPSSFVDWILRVIAWKRSAEPASFASNFAAAADEALSFGTTTVGEIAGPDLSSYERCPLRARVFAEGIGLVPDVAPEVLARVDAAIGRVEAFSAVNPLVRAGVSPHTLYTVGERLLRALADLAVAKGLPVCLHLAESRQEMAFLFDGGGEIASRLYPAVGKDVSWFHGLGRSIPTYLAEVGLLREGVLLVHNVHLARPEIDALRSCGARFILCPRSNAALGNGATDVTHFVDAKIPFALGTDSLGSVPDLSPWEEMRAARSLYKGRRKNAVLCRELFRAATEHGADALDLPGGILAPGEPADFTIVDDPGGTGDRFFGELLEKTNGANVRLTVVAGQSAHGAAA
- the panD gene encoding aspartate 1-decarboxylase is translated as MMKSMLKCKIHRATVTDAVLHYEGSVTIDKTLMDAAGLVEYEQVHIWNVDNGNRFTTYAIEGEADSGVICLNGAAARQVSKGDLVIIASFSAYDEKELEHFQPTLVYVDRKNRITGVKRKVESESQRPRVAAAV
- the panC gene encoding pantoate--beta-alanine ligase produces the protein MELHRTPAAIRAWADARRAEGARIGLVPTMGCLHEGHVSLVRIARGAGSDAVVASIFVNPTQFGPGEDYEKYPRDETRDLAMLDAAGVDAVYLPGAKDMYPEGHQTFVEVTGASKGLCGAARPGHFRGVATVVAKLFLASKPHVAVFGEKDYQQLAVIRAMNRDLDFGIEIVGAPIVREEDGLAKSSRNVYLKGDDRIAARCLSRGLFRAKELFGKGERDAGTLVAAARSAIEGEPLAKLEYAEGRDPVTLTPRSGRVDAVTILVAAKVGPARLIDNITLGK
- the panB gene encoding 3-methyl-2-oxobutanoate hydroxymethyltransferase encodes the protein MAVRKTNILDLGRMKVEGAKIVMITAYDALFARIFDDVGVDVILVGDSLGQVVLGHSSTLNVTMEDMVRHTEAAAQGRKRAFLIADMPFLSYQTGPSDAIRNAGRLLQAGAEAVKLEGGRNAAETIRAISSADIPVMGHIGLTPQSVHRMGGYRVQGKTDPQRERLLDDAAAVQEAGAFSVVLEGIPAALAEEITRALSIPTIGIGAGVGCDGQVLVMHDLLGLFDEFRPKFVKRFGELRKPVEDAVGAYAAAVRDGSFPGKEHSF
- a CDS encoding deoxynucleoside kinase — its product is MTEPKTPRYIAIEGPIGVGKSSLAKILAQKYASRLVKEEVAGNPFLERFYENPRKFAFQTQLFFLLSRYRQQRELAQGDLFEGGLVCDYILAKDKIFALINLEDDEISLYESIYKLLVSTLPKPDLVIYLQARPEVLLSRVRKRGIAYERNISLDYLRTLSDAYNEYFFHYNETPLLVVNTSEIDFVESPRDLEHLVREVKSVKRGTQHYIPLGSG
- the rsmA gene encoding 16S rRNA (adenine(1518)-N(6)/adenine(1519)-N(6))-dimethyltransferase RsmA, translated to MATDSPRRTLAALGLSPRKSLGQNFLADPNVARKIVGLAQKYPPPYLEIGPGLGALTSCLAEAGAPVVAVEVDRGLATYLRNRFSGGSVEIVEADFLNVPAKEWRRRFPEGGTVLGNLPYSLSSPIVLRLIELRDRFPRTILMLQREVVDRLCAGPGGKEYGILSVYLGVLAEARKEFVVRRACFYPAPDVDSAVMSVRFAGEYSEALVAALRTVVRAAFAHRRKTLRNAPVPFLPGGAGQWCELLLAAGIDPAGRAEEVLPAAYLALARAFAGM
- the tsaD gene encoding tRNA (adenosine(37)-N6)-threonylcarbamoyltransferase complex transferase subunit TsaD, which encodes MRVLGIESSCDETAAAVYDVSAGLLSSVVSSQVAVHGAYGGVVPELASREHLKSIVPVVEKALSDASTGRDAIDGIAVTAGPGLIGSLLVGLCFAKSLAFAWGKPLYGADHLEAHVYAVFLECDVPFPYIALLVSGGHTSLFRVEGWGEMKFLGGTRDDAAGEAFDKAAKMMGFPYPGGVAIDLAGREGDAARFHFPRAWLSRDSTDFSFSGLKTALRTFLASPEGKTARMEDVAASFQEAVADVLVGKAIEAAERERVPRLVLAGGVSANTRVRSLAEIRGAAAGIATFLPSKALCTDNAAMVALLGERRLSAGITSGPELTAYAASRFTR
- a CDS encoding PhoH family protein — protein: MIKNFVLDTNVLLHDPNALFHFEDNRVIVPITVIEELDHFKKDLNMLGRNARTVSKHIDRLRTSGNLGEGVALEHGGVLRVALGSEGASLLPPELEGRAGDNQILGVALSARAREKDVPVVVVTKDTNLRIKADALGITAEDYESDRVDIEELYRGFREVNVGKEFIDAFYAAGECLPPSDARDLHPNEYIVFRAAASQSSALGRTDALRRKIRLLSPSKDDVWGVRPRNKEQTFALDILLDDSVKLVTLAGKAGTGKTLLAIAAGLRKTSDEEVYQRMLVSRPVLPMGKDLGFLPGDVEEKLKPWMQPIFDNVEYLFGFNRKKRQGGVRGYQELMNLGILEIEPLTYIRGRSIPNQFIIVDEAQNLSPHEVKTIITRAGENSKVVLTGDPYQIDNPFVDSASNGLSCTVEKFKGEAIAGHVLLVKGERSPLAELAANIL
- the ybgF gene encoding tol-pal system protein YbgF, encoding MARYAVVFPLIGAFAAFLAGCAVVDTGAFNRLQDEMVELKKEVAVLKTAPPPAPLLAAERADAEGIESVRKSFADMNSDFDRVRSDQLAATTRMDEARDEMQRIAARQDAQERALQEIRGNADRMKEIEKRLAALEERIGKLSPAPAAATASAPESPREWKSPEEMYEVAVGQVKGGNPKKGRETLSDFAAKYPDHKLIPNVLYWKGEAFYAEKDYENAILTFQDVVDRFPRGEKAPDAMYKQGLSFLALKDKKNARILLDLVPKKYPKSKAAEMAKKKLKEIR